GGAGGGTCCACGGCCACCGCCTCGGCCACGGGCGCCTTCAGGACGCCAGCCATGCGCCGTACAGGTCGGGCGTGCCGTCGGCGTTGAAGCCGATCTCCCGGACGCCGTCGCGCACGGTCACCGTGGACAGGGGTGAGTAGACGGGCAGGACCGCGGCGTCCTCGGTGATGAGCTTCTGCACCTCGGCGTAGGCGCGGTGCTGCTCGGCCTGGTCCTTGGCGTCGAGCGCGCGCCGGAAACCGGCCTCCACCGCCGGGTTGTCGTAGCGTGCCATGTTGTTGCTGATCCCGCGCTCGGGCGTGGGGATGTTGTCCGCGCCGAACAGGACGCGCAGCACGTCCGGGCCGGGGGCGGTGAAGCTGGTGTCGATCAGTTCGTAGTCACCGGCCAGCAGGCGTTTGACGAAGGTCCCGCCGTCGAGGTTCTCCTCGACCAGTTCGACGCCGAGCTGCTTGGCCGCGGACTGGATCTGCGTGGCGAGGTTGGCCACGGATCCGTCGGACCACATGTGGCGCAGGGTCAGCCGCCTGCCGTCCTTCGTCCGGTATCCGGCCTCGTCGCGCCCGGTCCAACCGGCCTGGTCGAGCAGCCGCGCCGCGCCGGCCGGGTCGTGGGCGTACGCCTGGGCCAGCGAGCCGTCGTAGCCGGGCGTACCGGCCGAGAGCACGCCCTGGGCCCCCTTGTACACCCCGAAGTAGACGTTCCGTACGATCTGTCCCCAGTCGATGCCGGCACGCAGCGCCCTGCGCACGTTCACGTCGCTGAGCGGGCCGTTCGCGGTGTTCGGCCAGTAGCTGTAGTTGATCCCGGGGTAGGGCGTCGAGTGCAGCGTGAACCCGGGCAGGTTCTTGACGGTGTTGAGGCTCGTCGGCGACAGCGCGGTGACCGCGTCGACCTGGCCGCTGGTGAGGGCGCCCAGCCGGGCCGCGTTGTCCGGCACGACCTTGACCTCGATCCGGTCCAGCCGCGCCTGGCCCTGGCGCCCCTCCGGCGCCGAGTTGTAGGAGGTGTTCCTGACGTAGTCGATGCCCTTCTGCGGCACGAACCCCGTGTCACTGCGGAACGGGCCGGTTCCGACGATCTTCGCGCACAGCGTGGAGGGGGAGCCCTTGAGCGTGCGGGGGGATTGGATGCCCAGGTTGGGCAGGGCCAGCGCGCCGAGGAATCCCGAGTCGGGCCGCTTGAGCCTGACCTCGACCGTGGAGGGGCCGGCGGCCTTGGCCGACCGGTAGGCCGCGAGCAGGCTGCCGGCGAGCAGCGACTTCGTCTTCGGGTCCACCACGTGGTCGAGGTTGTCGACCACCGCCTGGGCGTCGAACCTCTCCCCGTCGGTGAACGTCACGCCCTGGCGGAGTTCGAAGGTGTAGGCCAGCCGGTCCGGCGAGACCTTCCAGCTCGTGGCCAGCCAGGGACGGATGCTCCCCTGCGCGTCCTGGTGGACCAGCGAGTCCAGGATCGGCCGGGTGAGCGCACGGGCGGACTCGGTGGGGCTCTGGTGCGGGTCCAGGCACTCCGGTTCCTTCTCGACGGCCAGGCGCAGCGTGCCGCCGCTCCTGGGCTCCCCGGTGGCGCTCGCGCCCCCTGTCGTGGCGCTCCCGCCCCCCGTCGTGGCGCCGTCCGCGCCGGCGGAGCATGCGGTGGCCAGTGCCAGCGTCAACGCGGCGGCCCCTGCCGTGGTGGCAGGCTTGCGTGACCGGGACCTCGTAGCAGCACCCATCCTCATCCTCATCGCTCAGACGTCGTCTCACGCCGGAGGCGGTTCTCCGGCTGGACACACAGTGCTCGGCGGTTCTAAAGCCGGACTGAACGCGGGTGAGGACAGGCGAGGACAGGTGAGGGCAGGCGAGGGCAGGCGAGGGCACTGCCGGCCGGTGCTGGGGCGCACCGGCCCGTGCGGACCTACAGGGATGAGACGATCTTGGCGAGCAACTCGTACGAGCGGATCCGGGCACCGTGGTCGGGCACCTGGGTGAGCACGAACAACTCGTCGGCGCGGGTCTGCCGCAGCAGCCCGGCCAGGCGGGGGGTGATCCGGTCCGGGGAGCCGACGAACTGCGGGTCGATCCGCTCGCGCAGGAAGCGCTCCTCCTGCGGGGTGAACGTGTGCGCCGCCGTCTCCTCCTCGGTGGGAAGCACGGTGCCCGGGTCCACGGTGCGCATCAGGATCTGGCCGAACACGAAGGAGGCGGCCAGCCGGTACGCCCGCTCGTCGGTGTCGGCGGCGACGACGATCACCGCCACGCACGCGTGCGGTTCGGGCAGTTGCGGCGAGGGCCGGAAGGCCCGGCGGTAGGCGTCGAGCGCCTCGGGGGCGCCGCCCCCCACGATCGCGTGCGCGTAGACGTAGGGCAGGCCCAACCGGCCCGCGTAGGCGGCGCTGCCGGCGCTGGAGCCCACCATCCACAGCTCTGGCGGGATCGCCGGCTCCGGGATCGCCCGCACGCCGCCGCTGCCTCCGGCGAAGTACTCGCGCAGCTCGTTCAGCGCGTCGCCGAAGTCCAGCCGGCGCGGGTCGGCGATGCGGGCCGTGATCTCGCCCGAGCCGCCCGGGGCGCGCCCGAGTCCCAGGTCGACCCGGCCGGGGTAGAGACCGGCCAGGACCCCGAACTGCTCGGCGATCACCAGGGGCGAGTGGTTCGGCAGCAGCACCGCGCCCGAGCCGACCCGGATGCTGGAGGTCGCCTCCAGGATGGGCCCGGCGAGCACCGCCGGGCTCGACGCCGCCAGCGCCGGCGTGTTGTGGTGTTCGGCCACCCAGTAGCGCCGGTAACCGAGTGCCTCCACGGCCTTGGCCAGGTCGATCGAACGGCGCAGCGCGTCACCCGCCGTGTCGCCGCGCCAGACCGGCGCGGTGTCGTGCACCGAGACCGTGATTCCTTCGGGCAATGTCCTCTCCTTCATCCTGTTCGCGCACATGCGGAGGCTTCCTCACGTTATGTCCGCAAGTTAAATCGAGGATGCCTCAGCTTGTCAACGCCGATTCCGTGCCCCCGCCGCCCCCGCCGCCCCCGCCGCCCCCGCCGGGCCCCCGCCGGTCCGGCACCACCCGGCCCGCGACCTCCAGCGTGAGATGGCCCGGCACGCCGACGATCTCGCCGAGGTCGTGCTCGTACCGCGACCGCCGCGGCGTCGTCTCCGTCACGGTGAATCCGTAGTGCGGGTAGAAATCCGCCACCTTGGCGTTCTTCGCGCTCGCCACGTAGTGACCGCGCACCGCGGGAAAGCCCGCGGCGCGCGCCTGGTCGAGCACCGCGGCCAGGCACGCCTGCTCGATCCCCCGGGCGAACACCCGGCAGCTCAGCAGGAGGTTCTCGATCAGCAACCCGTCCGGCAGCGCCCGCAGGAAGACCGCTCCGACGATCCCGTTGCTCCCGAACCGGTCGGCCGCCGACAGCGTCAGCACCCGCGAGCCTGGCCGCTCCGCCCGCTCACGCACCGCCTCCGGGGACAGGCGTTCCGTGGTGAGGTTGAACTGGTTGGTGCGCAGGGTGATCTGCGACAGCCTCGCGACGTCGGCGCCGGTGGCGGGCGCCAGCCGTACGGACACCCCCAGCCCGCGCAGGAACTCCTCGGCCGACCCCGCCGCGGACAGGAACTCCGACCGCGCCGCCTCCTCGTGGTAGCGCCGCGTCCGAACGCGATCCTCCGTGGTCACCTGGTTCGTGGTGAACCAGCCGTCGGCCAGCAGCCGGGTCGCGTGCAGCGCCGGGTCGCCGTCCAGGTGGATCACCGCGGTCTCCGGCAGCTCCGCCGCGACCGCGGCGCATTCGTGGACGCTGTCGTCGGCGAACACCACGCTGTCCCCGCCGAGGTTCAGCTCCCGCACCAGGACGCGCAGGTTCGCCGGTTTCGGCTGCCAGTTGGCGAGGATCCGGACGAAGGCGTCCTCGCGCACCACCATGTCGGGGTGCTCCCGCAGCGCGGCGAGCACGGTGTCGTGGTCGTTCTTGCTCACCGCGGCCAGCAGGACGCCCTGCGACTGCAGCTGCGCCACCACACCCTGGAACCGGCGGAAGGCCTCCCCCCACCGGCCGTGGGCCACCTCGATGCCCTCCACTCCGTCGTCACCCAGGACACCGCCCCACAGCGTCTGGTCGAGGTCGACGGCCAGCACCTTCCTGGCGCGGCCCGTCCGGGCCCGCACCAGGTGGACCAGTTCGCGCGCGTACGCGCCGAGCAGGGCGTCCGACAGGTGCGCGCGGGCGTAGACCTCGAAACGCGGATCGGACAGCTCGACCGGCGTCGTCAGCAGCGGGTCGAGGTCCATCACCACGACCGCGTCCACCGACTCGCCGAACGCCAGCAACTCGGCGTTGGCCCGCCGCCAGACCGCGCCGAGCCGCGCCCTGGACGGGTAGTCCAGCAACTGCGCCTGCCACACCCGGGGCAGCGGGACGGTGTTGAGCACGAGCGTGCCGGACCCGCTCTCGCCGAACTGCGCCGCCAGCCGCCGCCACAGCGCCAGCTTCCCCTCCAGCACGCGCTCCACGTCGTCCACCGTGAACGGCACACCGACCTCGTCGAACACGGCCGCGTGGTCGAGCACGCAGACGGTCACGTCGGGCCGCCCGGCGTACAGCGCGCTGCCGGGATCACCGAGCTCGAACGCGTACGAGCCGAAGTCCGCGAGCCGGACGTCGGGCAGATACCCGTGGCGGGCCAGCTCGCCGGTGAGCGCGGTGCGCAGCGTGCCGAGCGTGCCGTACCCGGTGATGGTCACGCTCGCGAACGGGAGCCCGGGGTGGTGTCCGCGGGCGGCCTCCACGTCGACCCGGTCCAGCAGCCGCGCCGACCGGGCGGCGTCCTCCTCGTCCATCGCGGCCAGCAGTGCCGCGACCTCGTCGTAGCGCGCCGCGAGCGCCCCCTCGCGGTGCAGCGAGCGCAGGCACGCGCGCGCCTCGGCGCTTTTCATGGTCATCTCTTCTCCAGCAGTGCCGGCGCGTGCTCCGGGCCGAGCAGTTCCTCCAGCCGGAACGCGAGTTCGCGGGCGGTGCCGTGGTCGAGCACCAGCCCTACCCGCACGTCGACGCCGATCTCCCGGGAGAGCCGGGCGGCGATCTCCAGCGCGCCGAACGAGGTGATGCCGATCTGGGTCAGGTCGTCCGCCGGGTCGATCGTGCCGTGGGAGTGCCCGAGCGCGTCGGCCACCGCCGTCAGCACCAACGACGCCAGGAGGTCGTGGCGCTCGCCCTCGGGCAGGTCGAGCAGCGGCGAGGCGGCCGCACCTTCGAACGGCGTCACCGGGAGCCCGTACGGCGGCCGGTCCTGCCCGTGCCTTCTCGGCGGGATGAGCCAGTAGCGTTCGTGCCGGAACGGGTAGGTCGGCACGGTGGCCGGGTCGGCGGCCGATCCCTCGCCG
This region of Streptosporangium sp. NBC_01495 genomic DNA includes:
- a CDS encoding ABC transporter substrate-binding protein: MGAATRSRSRKPATTAGAAALTLALATACSAGADGATTGGGSATTGGASATGEPRSGGTLRLAVEKEPECLDPHQSPTESARALTRPILDSLVHQDAQGSIRPWLATSWKVSPDRLAYTFELRQGVTFTDGERFDAQAVVDNLDHVVDPKTKSLLAGSLLAAYRSAKAAGPSTVEVRLKRPDSGFLGALALPNLGIQSPRTLKGSPSTLCAKIVGTGPFRSDTGFVPQKGIDYVRNTSYNSAPEGRQGQARLDRIEVKVVPDNAARLGALTSGQVDAVTALSPTSLNTVKNLPGFTLHSTPYPGINYSYWPNTANGPLSDVNVRRALRAGIDWGQIVRNVYFGVYKGAQGVLSAGTPGYDGSLAQAYAHDPAGAARLLDQAGWTGRDEAGYRTKDGRRLTLRHMWSDGSVANLATQIQSAAKQLGVELVEENLDGGTFVKRLLAGDYELIDTSFTAPGPDVLRVLFGADNIPTPERGISNNMARYDNPAVEAGFRRALDAKDQAEQHRAYAEVQKLITEDAAVLPVYSPLSTVTVRDGVREIGFNADGTPDLYGAWLAS
- a CDS encoding LLM class flavin-dependent oxidoreductase, which produces MPEGITVSVHDTAPVWRGDTAGDALRRSIDLAKAVEALGYRRYWVAEHHNTPALAASSPAVLAGPILEATSSIRVGSGAVLLPNHSPLVIAEQFGVLAGLYPGRVDLGLGRAPGGSGEITARIADPRRLDFGDALNELREYFAGGSGGVRAIPEPAIPPELWMVGSSAGSAAYAGRLGLPYVYAHAIVGGGAPEALDAYRRAFRPSPQLPEPHACVAVIVVAADTDERAYRLAASFVFGQILMRTVDPGTVLPTEEETAAHTFTPQEERFLRERIDPQFVGSPDRITPRLAGLLRQTRADELFVLTQVPDHGARIRSYELLAKIVSSL
- a CDS encoding HAD-IIIC family phosphatase; this translates as MTMKSAEARACLRSLHREGALAARYDEVAALLAAMDEEDAARSARLLDRVDVEAARGHHPGLPFASVTITGYGTLGTLRTALTGELARHGYLPDVRLADFGSYAFELGDPGSALYAGRPDVTVCVLDHAAVFDEVGVPFTVDDVERVLEGKLALWRRLAAQFGESGSGTLVLNTVPLPRVWQAQLLDYPSRARLGAVWRRANAELLAFGESVDAVVVMDLDPLLTTPVELSDPRFEVYARAHLSDALLGAYARELVHLVRARTGRARKVLAVDLDQTLWGGVLGDDGVEGIEVAHGRWGEAFRRFQGVVAQLQSQGVLLAAVSKNDHDTVLAALREHPDMVVREDAFVRILANWQPKPANLRVLVRELNLGGDSVVFADDSVHECAAVAAELPETAVIHLDGDPALHATRLLADGWFTTNQVTTEDRVRTRRYHEEAARSEFLSAAGSAEEFLRGLGVSVRLAPATGADVARLSQITLRTNQFNLTTERLSPEAVRERAERPGSRVLTLSAADRFGSNGIVGAVFLRALPDGLLIENLLLSCRVFARGIEQACLAAVLDQARAAGFPAVRGHYVASAKNAKVADFYPHYGFTVTETTPRRSRYEHDLGEIVGVPGHLTLEVAGRVVPDRRGPGGGGGGGGGGGGTESALTS